A window of Chloroflexota bacterium contains these coding sequences:
- a CDS encoding VOC family protein, with protein sequence MSSIHPDTTLGYVRVAVSNVDESLIFYQNALGLQLRERAGNTAYLGAGADDIVVLEQATNAQLPAPATGLYHFAIRVPSRHALAQSLKNFIETKTPLGGFADHLVSEAIYLADPDGNGIEVYRDRPRNEWYDAHGKLTMATDPLDVRGLLGEVQGNGAGWQGMERGTQLGHMHLKVAQIAESKKFYCDVLGFDFVADYGPSAAFVSAGGYHHHIGMNTWESAGAPPPPPDTIGLRDFIVRLPNRAELDTVLGRVEHAGIAIEATHAGSLVRDPSQNGVVLMLAENT encoded by the coding sequence ATGAGTTCGATCCATCCCGATACCACACTCGGATACGTGCGTGTGGCGGTGAGCAACGTTGACGAGTCGCTCATCTTTTATCAGAACGCGCTCGGCTTGCAATTGCGCGAACGCGCGGGCAATACCGCGTACCTTGGCGCGGGCGCGGACGACATCGTCGTGCTCGAGCAAGCGACGAACGCGCAACTCCCCGCGCCCGCGACCGGCTTGTATCATTTCGCGATTCGCGTGCCGTCGCGTCACGCGCTCGCGCAATCGCTCAAGAATTTTATCGAGACGAAAACGCCGCTCGGCGGCTTTGCCGATCACCTGGTCAGCGAGGCGATTTACCTCGCCGACCCGGACGGCAACGGCATCGAGGTCTATCGCGACCGTCCGCGCAACGAGTGGTACGACGCGCACGGCAAACTCACCATGGCGACCGATCCGCTCGACGTGCGCGGCTTGCTCGGCGAAGTGCAGGGCAATGGCGCGGGCTGGCAAGGCATGGAACGCGGCACGCAACTGGGACACATGCACCTCAAGGTTGCCCAAATCGCGGAATCGAAAAAATTTTACTGCGACGTGCTCGGTTTCGATTTCGTGGCGGACTATGGACCGTCCGCCGCGTTCGTCTCCGCGGGCGGGTATCATCACCACATCGGCATGAATACCTGGGAGAGCGCGGGCGCGCCGCCGCCACCGCCGGACACAATCGGCTTGCGCGATTTTATCGTGCGTCTGCCGAATCGCGCGGAACTGGACACGGTGCTGGGGCGCGTGGAACATGCTGGCATTGCGATAGAAGCAACGCACGCGGGTTCACTCGTACGCGATCCATCGCAGAATGGCGTCGTGTTGATGCTAGCAGAAAACACGTGA
- a CDS encoding YceI family protein yields the protein MGWQVDYAHSQIEATVRHMMISNVRGRFEKFTVNAQIDDNHPERSQIEVAIDAASVNTKNEQRDGHLKSPDFLDVENFPTITFKSTRTQKSDDANGKLYGDLTIKGITKPVVLNVEYAGQSKSPWGTINAGFTASAKLNRKDWGLNWNAALETGGWLVGDEVKIDIEVEFTKVPETAPVERQPVAA from the coding sequence ATGGGTTGGCAAGTAGATTACGCACATTCGCAAATCGAGGCGACCGTTCGCCACATGATGATTTCGAACGTGCGCGGGCGTTTTGAAAAGTTTACCGTGAACGCGCAAATTGACGACAATCATCCCGAACGTTCGCAAATAGAGGTCGCCATTGATGCGGCAAGCGTCAACACCAAGAACGAACAACGCGATGGTCATCTGAAATCGCCAGACTTTTTGGACGTCGAGAATTTCCCGACGATCACTTTCAAGAGCACGCGCACTCAAAAATCAGATGACGCCAACGGCAAACTATACGGCGATCTGACGATCAAGGGCATCACCAAGCCGGTCGTGTTGAACGTCGAGTACGCCGGGCAATCCAAGAGTCCGTGGGGCACGATCAACGCGGGCTTTACGGCGAGCGCCAAACTCAATCGCAAGGATTGGGGACTAAACTGGAACGCGGCGCTCGAAACCGGCGGCTGGCTCGTCGGCGACGAGGTCAAGATTGACATCGAAGTTGAATTCACCAAGGTTCCCGAAACTGCGCCGGTGGAGAGACAACCGGTCGCCGCATAA
- a CDS encoding tRNA uridine(34) 5-carboxymethylaminomethyl modification radical SAM/GNAT enzyme Elp3 — MDENRTRLAKWRAKHLTPLDIDKHQHALATLFDTVQRARALSPAQLNALIIRLIHDGATTVTQDKIITAYREMTTRGIIEFDQHVLNRLRLKPIRTSSGVAPLTVLTAAYPCPGKCIFCPDVKGFPKSYLPLEPGVQRAAQNKFDPFTQVTSRLESFETNGHATDKIELLVLGGTWSAYPPHYQEKFVRRLFDALNGVESATLEEAQRRNENAEHRAVGLVLETRPDYITLDEVRRLRWLGATKVQLGIQSLDDNILALNQRGETTTEQKRAIRLLRLAGFKLHLHWMPNLLGATPESDRADFARLWNDPAYRPDELKIYPCSLIEGTELYPIWERGEYRPYTDDELTELLVDCKRIVPRYCRLNRVIRDIPASYIAAGSKRSDLRLAAQRALKERGLHCECIRCREVRHEKISPDELRLDTLTYDTDTTREYFSSYVSARDKLAGFLRLSLPSPHAARDEILDELRDCAIIREAHVYGPALEIGVERAGAAQHTGLGARLIEHAEQIARDAGFKRLAVISAIGTREYYRKHGFELGELYMAKSL, encoded by the coding sequence TTGGACGAAAATAGAACTCGCCTTGCCAAGTGGCGCGCGAAACATCTCACGCCGCTCGATATAGACAAGCACCAGCACGCACTTGCCACACTGTTCGACACGGTGCAACGCGCGCGCGCCTTGTCGCCCGCGCAGTTGAACGCGCTCATCATTCGCCTCATCCACGACGGCGCGACGACTGTGACCCAGGACAAGATCATCACCGCGTACCGCGAAATGACCACGCGCGGCATCATCGAGTTCGATCAACACGTCCTGAATCGTCTGCGCCTCAAACCGATTCGCACATCGTCGGGCGTCGCGCCGCTCACCGTGTTGACCGCCGCGTATCCTTGTCCGGGTAAATGTATTTTTTGCCCCGACGTGAAAGGGTTCCCAAAAAGTTATTTGCCGCTCGAACCGGGCGTGCAACGCGCGGCGCAAAACAAATTCGATCCGTTCACCCAAGTTACATCGCGTCTTGAATCGTTCGAGACGAACGGACACGCGACCGACAAGATCGAACTGCTCGTGCTCGGCGGCACGTGGTCGGCGTACCCGCCTCACTACCAAGAAAAATTCGTGCGCCGATTGTTCGACGCGTTGAATGGCGTCGAATCCGCAACTCTCGAAGAGGCACAGCGGCGCAACGAAAACGCAGAGCATCGCGCCGTGGGACTCGTGCTCGAAACGCGACCCGATTATATCACACTTGACGAGGTGCGGCGATTGCGCTGGCTCGGCGCGACCAAGGTGCAACTCGGCATTCAATCGCTCGATGACAACATCCTCGCGCTAAACCAACGCGGCGAAACGACGACCGAACAAAAACGCGCGATCCGTTTACTGCGTCTCGCCGGGTTCAAACTCCATTTGCATTGGATGCCGAACCTGCTCGGCGCGACGCCCGAATCCGACCGCGCCGATTTTGCGCGATTGTGGAACGATCCGGCATATCGCCCCGACGAGTTGAAAATTTATCCGTGTAGTTTGATCGAGGGGACGGAACTGTATCCGATTTGGGAACGCGGTGAGTATCGTCCGTACACCGACGACGAATTGACGGAATTGCTCGTGGATTGCAAACGCATCGTCCCGCGCTATTGTCGCTTGAATCGCGTAATTCGCGATATTCCGGCGAGTTACATCGCGGCGGGAAGCAAACGTTCCGATCTGCGTCTCGCCGCGCAACGCGCACTGAAAGAACGCGGCTTGCATTGCGAGTGCATTCGTTGCCGTGAAGTGCGCCACGAGAAAATTTCGCCGGACGAATTGCGGCTCGACACACTCACGTACGACACAGACACGACGCGCGAATATTTTTCGAGTTACGTCTCTGCGCGCGACAAGCTCGCCGGTTTCTTGCGGCTCTCGCTACCGTCACCCCACGCCGCGCGCGATGAGATTCTCGACGAACTACGCGACTGCGCGATTATTCGCGAGGCACACGTGTACGGACCCGCGCTCGAAATCGGCGTGGAACGCGCGGGCGCGGCGCAACACACCGGGCTGGGCGCGCGCCTGATCGAACACGCCGAACAAATTGCGCGTGATGCCGGATTCAAACGGCTCGCGGTGATTTCCGCCATCGGCACGCGCGAGTACTATCGCAAGCACGGGTTTGAACTCGGCGAATTGTACATGGCGAAATCGTTGTAA
- a CDS encoding class I SAM-dependent methyltransferase: MDSRLVNQLLDINRKFYSEFAHAFSETRSSGQSRLERIVAYIGDGVKALDVGCGNGRLAERLERESRRVQYVGVDASPELIAIASAHQARWHHVAAEFRVADIAAPGWGAPFARASFDLAIALAVLHHVPSFELRVAVLREIHALLKSGARVILTNWHFERNERLRKKIVAWQMIGVDEHELEEGDALMTWERGGKGFRYCHLVTQSEMKKLAAQSDFQIVEQFYADADLNLYSILVKT; this comes from the coding sequence GTGGATTCACGACTGGTAAATCAACTACTCGACATCAATCGCAAATTCTATTCCGAATTCGCGCACGCGTTTTCCGAAACGCGTTCGAGCGGACAATCGCGATTGGAGCGAATTGTAGCGTACATCGGCGATGGTGTAAAGGCGCTGGATGTTGGCTGTGGCAACGGTCGGCTCGCGGAACGCTTGGAGCGCGAATCACGCCGCGTGCAGTACGTCGGCGTAGACGCGTCGCCGGAGTTGATCGCGATTGCGTCCGCGCATCAAGCGCGCTGGCATCACGTCGCCGCCGAGTTTCGCGTCGCCGACATTGCCGCGCCGGGCTGGGGCGCGCCGTTCGCGCGCGCGTCATTCGATCTTGCGATTGCGCTCGCCGTGTTGCATCACGTTCCCAGTTTCGAGTTGCGCGTCGCGGTTCTGCGCGAGATTCACGCGTTGCTCAAATCCGGCGCGCGTGTGATTCTGACGAATTGGCATTTCGAGCGCAACGAACGATTGCGAAAAAAAATCGTCGCATGGCAGATGATCGGCGTAGATGAACACGAACTCGAAGAAGGCGACGCATTGATGACATGGGAGCGCGGCGGCAAAGGATTTCGCTATTGTCATCTCGTGACGCAAAGCGAAATGAAAAAACTTGCGGCGCAAAGCGATTTTCAAATCGTCGAACAATTTTATGCGGACGCGGACTTGAATTTATACAGTATTCTTGTGAAAACCTAA
- a CDS encoding membrane dipeptidase — MPNQLPIIVDAHQDIAWNKLALNRDFLDSVATKRANEGANPAHGEGSAMLGLPELLAGNVRVAFATLYVSKARPNQTGLGKRYHTEQEAHDQALEQLAYYAMLAMDSRISIITTRVDLERVINSPEPRVGLVILMEGADPIIAPDQVGEWFDAGVRIVGPAWSQTRYSGGTRAPGPLTDLGRALMPNLERAGMLLDASHMAEQSFWDALELYHGTVIASHSNCRVFVDTDVDRQLSDDMIRAIIARDGVIGAVFYGAFIKAGWDKSAKKEMLTLADVVRHTQRICDFAGDAMHVGIGTDFDGGFGMESTPLGIDTVADLQKMGDALSAVSFSDTDIANILGGNWIRVLRRVLPA; from the coding sequence ATGCCGAACCAATTGCCGATCATTGTGGATGCGCATCAAGATATTGCGTGGAACAAGCTCGCGCTCAATCGCGATTTTCTCGATAGCGTGGCGACCAAGCGCGCGAACGAAGGCGCGAATCCAGCGCATGGCGAAGGCAGCGCGATGCTGGGTTTGCCGGAATTACTCGCCGGCAATGTGCGCGTCGCGTTCGCGACGTTGTACGTGTCCAAGGCGCGTCCGAATCAGACCGGTCTGGGGAAACGATACCACACCGAGCAAGAGGCGCACGATCAAGCGCTGGAACAACTCGCGTACTATGCGATGCTCGCGATGGACTCGCGTATTTCGATCATCACGACGCGTGTAGATTTGGAACGTGTCATCAATTCACCTGAGCCGCGCGTCGGTTTGGTGATTTTGATGGAAGGCGCAGACCCGATTATCGCGCCCGATCAAGTGGGCGAGTGGTTCGACGCGGGCGTGCGGATTGTCGGTCCGGCGTGGAGTCAAACGCGGTACTCGGGTGGCACACGCGCACCCGGTCCGCTCACCGACCTGGGTCGCGCGTTGATGCCGAATCTCGAACGCGCGGGCATGTTGCTCGATGCCTCGCACATGGCGGAACAGAGTTTCTGGGACGCACTCGAACTGTATCACGGCACCGTCATCGCAAGCCATTCGAATTGCCGTGTGTTTGTGGACACGGATGTGGATCGCCAATTGAGTGACGACATGATCCGCGCGATCATCGCGCGCGATGGTGTGATCGGCGCGGTGTTCTACGGCGCATTCATCAAAGCGGGCTGGGACAAGTCGGCAAAGAAGGAAATGCTGACGCTCGCCGACGTGGTACGGCACACGCAACGCATTTGCGATTTTGCCGGCGACGCGATGCACGTCGGCATCGGCACCGATTTCGATGGCGGCTTTGGCATGGAATCTACTCCGCTCGGAATTGACACGGTGGCGGATTTGCAAAAAATGGGCGATGCGCTCTCCGCTGTGTCGTTCAGTGACACGGACATCGCGAACATCCTCGGCGGCAACTGGATTCGCGTGTTACGGCGCGTGTTGCCGGCGTGA
- a CDS encoding alpha/beta fold hydrolase: MAFIEINGAQIYYATFGEDRSDRAPIVLIHGSTGTGQSNWQFVAPLLAREYRVIVPDCRGHGQSANPHHSYSFKEMADDTAALVRALGYERAHIIGHSNGGNVALVTLIEHPEIVQTAIPQAANAYVSPDLIEKEPAIFDPDRVARERPEWMNEMIALHGAAHGTEYWRDLLRLTLHAIITEPNYTPDDLARVRRPTLVIQGAQDRVNAPMRHAQFIARHIPDAEYWIPAGIGHNVHDELLFDWITRVLDFLARRGDAGNDALYRLRRAQYDPRVAVFDVNATRRDESIVLTGEVLTREQLQVARSVISTNVFREEKSPSDDGTISRCAPNDSQVDSSNLKILLIEATPCAIVIRAVADVRREPRSLAERMTQARFGEIVRILEERDDWVRVQLERDGYIGWTQVVTLHRADAKILREYAASCNALVQGEIVSAYTDAARTIQVGKLPFAISLPMIEQRDDNAAICLPDGRVWWVTQDSLLPGAERPRANAAGIAFTLGLIRRFVGVPYLWGGRTPFGFDCSGLAQTFYEFIGVAIPRDADQQFRAGTPVEGTPTPGDLLFFGEASELSERYERITHVAISLGGDEFVHANGTARGTSYNSFDPAAPNYRAWLREHFVGARRY, encoded by the coding sequence ATGGCATTCATCGAAATCAACGGCGCGCAGATTTACTACGCGACATTCGGCGAAGATCGTTCTGACCGCGCGCCCATCGTGCTGATTCACGGCTCGACCGGCACTGGGCAATCGAATTGGCAATTCGTCGCGCCACTCCTCGCGCGCGAGTATCGCGTGATCGTCCCCGATTGTCGCGGGCACGGACAGAGCGCCAATCCCCATCACTCGTACTCGTTCAAAGAAATGGCGGACGACACCGCTGCGCTCGTCCGCGCGCTCGGTTACGAACGCGCGCACATCATCGGGCACAGCAACGGCGGCAATGTCGCGCTCGTCACGCTTATTGAACATCCCGAAATCGTCCAGACCGCGATTCCGCAAGCCGCGAACGCGTACGTCAGTCCTGACCTCATTGAAAAAGAACCGGCGATTTTTGATCCCGACCGTGTCGCGCGCGAACGTCCCGAGTGGATGAACGAAATGATCGCGTTGCACGGCGCGGCACATGGCACAGAGTACTGGCGCGATTTGTTGCGGTTGACGCTGCACGCGATTATCACCGAGCCGAATTATACACCGGACGATTTGGCTCGCGTGCGGCGACCGACGCTCGTGATTCAAGGCGCGCAGGATCGCGTCAATGCGCCGATGCGCCACGCGCAATTCATCGCGCGACACATCCCTGATGCCGAGTACTGGATTCCAGCCGGAATCGGTCACAACGTCCACGACGAATTGCTGTTCGATTGGATCACGCGCGTGCTCGATTTTCTCGCGCGGCGCGGCGACGCGGGGAACGACGCGCTCTATCGTTTGCGACGCGCGCAGTACGACCCGCGTGTGGCTGTGTTCGATGTCAACGCGACGCGCCGCGATGAGAGCATCGTTCTTACCGGCGAGGTGTTGACGCGCGAACAACTGCAGGTCGCGCGGTCTGTCATTTCGACGAACGTTTTTCGCGAGGAGAAATCTCCGTCCGATGATGGCACGATTTCTCGCTGCGCTCCAAATGACAGTCAGGTTGATTCCTCCAATCTCAAAATCTTGCTCATTGAAGCAACTCCGTGCGCGATCGTTATTCGCGCCGTTGCCGATGTGCGGCGCGAGCCGCGTTCGTTGGCGGAGCGAATGACGCAAGCGCGCTTTGGCGAAATCGTCCGCATCCTGGAAGAGCGCGACGACTGGGTGCGCGTTCAACTCGAACGCGATGGGTACATCGGTTGGACGCAAGTAGTCACACTTCATCGCGCCGATGCAAAAATCTTGCGCGAGTACGCCGCGTCATGCAACGCGCTTGTGCAAGGCGAAATTGTTTCGGCGTACACGGATGCCGCGCGAACGATCCAGGTCGGTAAATTGCCGTTTGCGATTTCATTGCCGATGATCGAACAGCGCGATGATAACGCGGCAATCTGTTTACCCGATGGGCGCGTTTGGTGGGTCACACAAGATTCGCTTTTACCCGGCGCAGAACGACCGCGCGCGAACGCGGCGGGTATTGCGTTCACCCTGGGTCTTATTCGCCGATTCGTCGGCGTGCCGTACTTGTGGGGCGGGCGCACGCCGTTTGGTTTCGATTGTTCGGGGCTCGCGCAAACGTTTTACGAATTTATCGGCGTCGCGATTCCGCGCGATGCGGATCAACAATTTCGCGCGGGTACGCCGGTCGAAGGGACGCCCACGCCCGGCGATTTGCTTTTCTTTGGCGAAGCGAGCGAATTGAGTGAACGCTATGAACGAATCACGCACGTCGCGATTTCGCTCGGCGGCGATGAATTCGTTCATGCGAACGGAACAGCGCGCGGAACTTCGTACAACAGTTTCGATCCCGCCGCGCCGAATTATCGCGCGTGGTTGCGCGAGCATTTTGTTGGGGCGCGGAGATATTGA
- a CDS encoding dipeptide epimerase, which yields MKLTWEALTLELRTTFRIAHGADDRRYNVLAHLDEGLGEAAAVTYHGETQQGIMEYLARVADDLGKSADPFLIEDILNRLPPGSQAARAAIDLALHDVWGKRLGQPLYRLFGLDPTRVPLTSFTIAMDDPELMAQRAKESGLPIIKVKVGGANDEAMVAAIRRATNAKLRVDANAGWTRDQAAAMIPRLAQYDLEFIEQPLPVGDIEGLKWLRTQKFGLPIFADEPVKTARDVAAHAGAVDGVVVKLMKTGGIREALRAIHTARALDMQVMLSCMVESSVGVTAAAHLAPLCDYADLDGPLLIRNDRFTGVRYDGARMILPDKPGLGVIEVG from the coding sequence ATGAAACTAACCTGGGAAGCATTGACGTTGGAATTACGCACGACGTTTCGCATCGCGCACGGTGCGGACGACCGGCGCTACAACGTGCTCGCGCATCTTGATGAAGGGCTGGGCGAAGCGGCGGCAGTCACGTATCACGGCGAAACGCAACAAGGAATCATGGAATACCTGGCGCGCGTCGCAGATGACCTCGGCAAGAGCGCCGATCCGTTTTTGATCGAAGACATTCTCAATCGTTTGCCGCCTGGGTCGCAAGCCGCGCGCGCGGCGATTGACCTCGCGTTGCACGATGTGTGGGGCAAGCGATTGGGTCAGCCGCTCTATCGTTTGTTCGGACTCGACCCGACGCGCGTGCCGTTGACTTCGTTTACGATTGCGATGGACGACCCCGAATTGATGGCGCAACGTGCGAAAGAATCCGGCTTGCCGATCATCAAGGTCAAGGTCGGCGGCGCGAACGACGAAGCGATGGTCGCGGCGATTCGCCGCGCGACGAACGCGAAATTGCGCGTGGATGCAAATGCCGGTTGGACGCGCGACCAAGCCGCCGCGATGATTCCGCGTCTCGCACAGTACGATTTGGAATTTATCGAACAGCCGTTGCCGGTCGGCGACATCGAAGGATTGAAGTGGTTACGCACACAGAAATTCGGTCTACCGATTTTTGCAGACGAGCCAGTCAAGACCGCGCGCGATGTCGCGGCGCACGCGGGCGCGGTGGATGGCGTCGTCGTCAAGTTGATGAAGACCGGCGGCATTCGCGAAGCGTTGCGCGCGATTCACACCGCGCGCGCGCTCGATATGCAAGTGATGCTCAGTTGCATGGTCGAGAGTTCGGTCGGCGTGACCGCCGCCGCGCATCTCGCGCCGCTGTGCGACTATGCCGATCTTGACGGTCCGTTGCTCATTCGCAATGATCGCTTCACAGGTGTGCGCTACGATGGCGCGCGGATGATTTTGCCGGACAAACCTGGGTTGGGTGTGATAGAGGTGGGGTAG
- a CDS encoding methylglyoxal synthase produces the protein MTQKRITIEPDKKIALVAHDNKKRDLIEWAKFNRDLLAHHIIYATGTTGTLLEKELGFEIHKLESGPLGGDQQIGAKIVDGEIDFLIFFWDPLEPMPHDPDVKALLRMAVVWNIPIACNRATADFMISSPLMDETYDRLLPEYGEHRNRQAT, from the coding sequence ATGACGCAAAAGAGAATCACCATCGAACCGGACAAGAAAATCGCGCTCGTGGCGCACGACAACAAAAAGCGCGATTTGATCGAGTGGGCAAAATTCAATCGCGATCTCTTGGCGCACCACATCATCTACGCGACGGGGACAACGGGGACGCTGTTGGAGAAAGAACTGGGATTCGAAATTCACAAACTCGAAAGCGGTCCGCTCGGCGGCGATCAACAGATCGGCGCAAAAATCGTTGACGGTGAGATTGACTTTCTCATCTTTTTCTGGGACCCGCTCGAACCGATGCCACACGATCCCGATGTCAAAGCGTTGTTGAGAATGGCAGTCGTGTGGAACATTCCGATTGCCTGCAATCGCGCGACCGCCGATTTCATGATCTCATCCCCGCTGATGGATGAGACATACGACCGCTTGTTACCCGAGTACGGCGAGCATCGCAATCGGCAGGCGACCTGA
- a CDS encoding dienelactone hydrolase family protein → MCYDLDARPPVPPISGGSANGEDIVLTAQDGTRFAAYLAHPTQKKNAQVIVFPDVRGLHQFYKELALRFAEQGYPALALDYFGRTAGIGPRDDTFEFRSHVEAMTMPTFLTDVTAALAYLRANNPAVRATFVVGFCRGGALSLLTATEALDLSGIIAFYAGMSRPIPGARGATLDQASQIRYPVLGLFGGADQGIPASDVQQLDAQLDRAGVPHEIVTYPDAPHSFFDRRYTEFADASADAWTRALNFIAAHTQAS, encoded by the coding sequence ATGTGTTACGACCTCGATGCACGACCACCCGTCCCGCCGATTTCGGGCGGCTCGGCGAATGGGGAAGATATCGTGTTGACCGCCCAGGATGGCACTCGCTTTGCCGCATACCTCGCGCATCCGACGCAAAAGAAAAACGCCCAGGTGATCGTTTTTCCGGACGTTCGCGGCTTGCATCAGTTCTACAAAGAACTGGCTCTGCGTTTTGCCGAACAAGGTTACCCCGCGCTCGCGCTCGATTATTTCGGACGCACCGCCGGCATCGGTCCCCGCGACGACACGTTCGAATTTCGTTCGCATGTCGAAGCGATGACGATGCCGACGTTCCTCACCGATGTCACGGCGGCGCTTGCGTATTTGCGCGCGAACAATCCCGCCGTGCGCGCGACCTTTGTCGTCGGCTTTTGTCGCGGCGGCGCGTTGTCGTTGCTCACCGCGACTGAAGCGTTGGATTTGTCCGGCATCATCGCGTTCTACGCCGGCATGAGCCGCCCGATTCCCGGCGCGCGCGGCGCGACGCTTGACCAGGCAAGCCAGATTCGCTACCCGGTGCTCGGATTGTTCGGCGGCGCAGACCAGGGCATTCCCGCGAGCGATGTGCAACAACTCGACGCGCAACTCGACCGCGCGGGCGTACCGCACGAGATCGTCACGTATCCCGACGCGCCGCATAGTTTCTTTGATCGGCGTTACACGGAATTCGCAGATGCATCGGCAGACGCGTGGACGCGCGCGTTGAATTTCATCGCGGCGCACACGCAAGCAAGTTGA
- a CDS encoding ATP-binding cassette domain-containing protein: MTPTASVETRDLGRLYKIRDGKKKEPKTLTALDNVSLQIARGELFGLLGPNGAGKTTLIKILTTLLAPTSGAASVAGYDVVREPHLVRPLINMVSGGESSGYGLLTVRENLWMFAQFYGIPTNQANKRIQELLAIVGMTDRLNTKSSDLSTGLRQKMNIVRGFLTDPQVLFLDEPTLGLDVGASRDVRAFIRQWVTQDKSRTLLLTTHYMVEADELCDRVAIINQGRVLACDTPANLKHRLQREAIFQIETTPLDGVDVKMIESLAGVRQVTHRAGDGRATLELMLDADDAVGGVINTLTMNHARLLNLRKREPTLEDVFVDLVGRSMADVESVQ; this comes from the coding sequence TTGACACCAACTGCTTCGGTCGAAACACGCGATCTGGGTCGTCTCTACAAAATTCGTGACGGTAAAAAGAAAGAACCCAAGACGCTGACCGCGCTCGACAACGTATCGTTGCAGATCGCGCGCGGCGAATTGTTCGGCTTGCTCGGTCCGAACGGCGCGGGCAAGACGACACTTATCAAAATCCTGACGACACTTCTTGCGCCGACGAGCGGCGCGGCGTCCGTCGCCGGTTACGATGTCGTGCGCGAACCGCACTTGGTGCGCCCGCTCATCAACATGGTCTCCGGCGGCGAGTCGTCCGGTTATGGCTTGCTCACCGTGCGCGAAAATTTGTGGATGTTCGCGCAGTTCTACGGCATCCCCACGAATCAAGCGAACAAACGCATCCAGGAATTGCTCGCCATCGTCGGCATGACGGATCGGCTCAACACCAAATCATCCGACCTCTCGACCGGCTTGCGGCAAAAGATGAACATCGTGCGCGGATTTCTGACCGATCCGCAAGTGTTGTTTCTCGACGAACCGACCCTGGGTCTCGACGTTGGCGCGTCGCGCGATGTGCGTGCGTTCATCCGCCAATGGGTTACACAAGACAAATCGCGCACGTTGTTGTTGACGACGCATTACATGGTCGAAGCGGACGAGTTGTGCGACCGCGTCGCGATCATCAACCAGGGGCGTGTGCTCGCGTGCGATACGCCCGCGAACTTGAAACATCGTTTGCAACGCGAGGCGATCTTTCAAATCGAAACGACGCCGCTGGATGGAGTGGATGTGAAAATGATCGAGTCGCTCGCCGGCGTCCGCCAGGTTACGCATCGCGCAGGCGATGGACGCGCGACGCTCGAGTTGATGCTCGACGCGGACGACGCGGTGGGCGGTGTCATCAACACACTGACGATGAATCACGCGCGTCTGCTCAATCTCCGCAAGCGCGAGCCGACGCTCGAAGATGTATTCGTGGATTTGGTCGGGCGGAGCATGGCAGACGTGGAGAGCGTTCAGTAG